Genomic DNA from SAR324 cluster bacterium:
AGGAGTTCTTAGATAGATTGAAAGAACAAATACTTCATGAACTAGGGCCTGTCATCAATTTAGCCAAATGACCGCCGCTATCCAGTAGATACCCCGTAGAAAGGCACAGGCCCGCTGATCGTAATGGGTGGCAATCCCCCGGTATTGCTTCAGCTTGGCAAAGAGGTTCTCAATCAGGTGTCGCCAGCGGTACTTCTCTCGGTCGAACTCCCAGGGTTCCTTTTGATTGGACTTC
This window encodes:
- a CDS encoding transposase, encoding LSPGQAHDLEGADVLLEALLDQIQVLLADIAYAAKARLLDRLEQRQVEAVIPPKSNQKEPWEFDREKYRWRHLIENLFAKLKQYRGIATHYDQRACAFLRGIYWIAAVIWLN